The Salvia miltiorrhiza cultivar Shanhuang (shh) chromosome 1, IMPLAD_Smil_shh, whole genome shotgun sequence genome has a window encoding:
- the LOC131025494 gene encoding hsp70-Hsp90 organizing protein 3-like — MADEAKAKGNAAFSAGKFDDAVRHFTDAINLAPTNHVLYSNRSAAYASLNRFSDALSDAQKTVDLKPDWPKGYSRLGAAHMGLHSYADAVSAYKKGLEIDPSNDGLKSGLADAENALARSSRPGSGGSPFGEAFGPEMWVRLASDPSTREYLQQPDFVKMMQDMQKNPNNLNLYLKDQRVMQALGVLLNIKFQAREDTEMASNGSPERKRPAEADPVKEEKRPEREPETEPEPMDVSEEEREKRERKAQAQKEKEAGNAAYKKKDFETAIQHYSKAVELDDEDISFLTNRAAVYLEMGKYEDCIKDCEKAVERGRELRSDFKMIARALTRKGTALVKMAKCSKDYEPAIDTFHKALTEHRNPDTLKKLNDAEKAKKDLEQQEYYDPKLADEEREKGNQYFKEQKYPEAIKHYTEALKRNPKDPKAYSNRAASYTKLGAMPEGLKDAEKCIELDPTFTKGYTRKGAVQFFMKEYDKALETYQEGLKHDPNNQELLDGVRRCVEQINKASRGDFSPDELKERQAKAMQDPEIQNILTDPVMRQVLTDLQENPKAAQDHMKNPLVMNKIQKLVSAGIVQVK; from the exons ATGGCCGACGAAGCCAAAGCCAAAGGCAACGCCGCCTTCTCCGCGGGCAAGTTTGACGACGCCGTCCGCCACTTCACCGACGCGATCAACTTAGCCCCCACTAACCACGTCCTCTACTCCAACCGCTCCGCCGCCTACGCCTCTCTCAATAGATTCTCCGACGCCCTCTCCGACGCGCAGAAGACCGTCGACCTCAAGCCCGACTGGCCCAAGGGCTACTCCCGCCTCGGCGCCGCGCACATGGGCCTCCACAGCTACGCCGACGCCGTTTCCGCCTACAAAAAGGGCCTCGAAATCGACCCCAGCAACGATGGCCTGAAATCAGGCCTCGCCGACGCGGAGAACGCTCTGGCCCGGAGCTCGCGGCCCGGGTCTGGGGGAAGTCCCTTCGGAGAGGCTTTCGGGCCGGAGATGTGGGTGAGGCTGGCGAGTGATCCCAGCACGCGGGAGTATCTCCAGCAGCCTGATTTCGTGAAGATGATGCAGGATATGCAGAAGAACCCCAACAATTTGAACTTGTATTTGAAGGATCAGAGGGTTATGCAGGCGCTGGGGGTTTTGTTGAACATAAAGTTTCAGGCGAGAGAGGATACGGAGATGGCGTCTAATGGATCGCCGGAGAGGAAGAGGCCTGCAGAGGCTGATCCTGTGAAGGAGGAGAAGAGGCCGGAGAGGGAGCCGGAGACGGAGCCTGAACCAATGGATGTATCGGAGGAGGAGAGGGAGAAGAGGGAGAGAAAAGCGCAGGCTCAGAAGGAGAAGGAAGCTGGGAATGCTGCTTATAAGAAGAAGGATTTTGAGACTGCGATTCAGCATTACTCGAAGGCGGTGGAGCTCGATGATGAGGACATCTCTTTCCTCACTAATCGTGCTGCTGTTTACTTGGAGATGGGCAAG TATGAGGACTGCATTAAAGATTGTGAAAAAGCTGTTGAGAGGGGCAGAGAACTGAGGTCGGATTTCAAGATGATAGCTCGGGCTTTGACAAGAAAGGGAACTGCTTTGGTGAAGATGGCCAAGTGTTCGAAGGACTATGAACCTGCAATCGATACTTTCCACAAAGCCCTCACTGAGCATCGCAACCCAGACACACTGAAAAAGCTCAATGATGCAGagaaagcaaagaaagatcTAGAGCAACAAGAGTACTACGATCCAAAACTAGCTGATGAGGAGCGTGAGAAAG GCAACCAGTACTTTAAGGAGCAGAAGTACCCGGAGGCTATCAAGCACTACACTGAAGCTTTAAAGAGGAATCCAAAAGATCCAAAG GCGTACAGCAACAGAGCCGCTTCCTACACTAAACTTGGGGCTATGCCTGAGGGACTCAAGGATGCTGAAAAATGCATTGAACTTGATCCAACCTTTACGAAAGGTTATACAAGGAAGGGCGCTGTTCAATTCTTCATGAAGGAGTATGATAAAGCGTTGGAGACATACCAGGAGGGTCTAAAGCATGATCCCAACAACCAGGAATTGCTAGATGGAGTCAGGAG ATGTGTAGAGCAGATAAACAAGGCTAGTCGCGGAGATTTTAGTCCTGATGAATTGAAAGAGAGACAG GCCAAGGCGATGCAAGATCCCGAGATCCAAAACATCCTGACAGATCCGGTGATGAGACAG
- the LOC131025487 gene encoding hsp70-Hsp90 organizing protein 1-like, with protein sequence MADEAKAKGNAAFSAGNFTDAVRHFTDAINLAPTNHVLYSNRSAAYASLNQFSEALSDAEKTVELKADWGKGYSRLGAAHIGLQSYNDAVSAYRKGLEIDPNNEALKSGLADAEAALARSSRARPGPGLSPFGEAFGPEMWVKLSSDPTTREFLQQPDFVKMMQDIQKNPNNLNLYLKDHRVMQALGALMNFKFQSRGPEEGAEAASASGDGSPERKSNSEAAEAEPVKEDRRQEKEVEAATIAEEEKEKKGMKEQAQKEKEAGNAAYKKKDFETAIQHYTKAIELDDADISFLTNRAAVYLEMGKFEDCIKDCEKAVERGRELRSDYKMLARALTRKGTALAKMAKCSKDYDPAIETFQKALTEHRNPDTLKKLNDAEKAKKELEQQEYFDPKIADDEREKGNQYFKEQKYPEAIKHYSEAIKRNPNDPKAYSNRAACYTKLGAMPEGLKDAEKCIELDPTFSKGYTRKGAVQFFMKEYEKALETYQEGLKHDPQNQELLDGIRRCVEQVNKASRGDLTPDELKDRQARGMQDPEIQNILTDPVMRQVLSDFQENPSAAQKHMKNPGVMDKIQKLINAGIVQVK encoded by the exons ATGGCCGACGAAGCCAAGGCAAAAGGAAACGCCGCCTTCTCCGCCGGCAACTTCACCGACGCCGTCCGCCACTTCACCGATGCAATCAACCTAGCCCCCACCAACCACGTCCTTTATTCAAACCGATCCGCCGCCTATGCTTCCCTCAACCAATTCTCTGAAGCTCTTTCCGACGCAGAGAAGACCGTCGAGCTCAAGGCCGACTGGGGCAAAGGCTACTCGCGGCTGGGCGCGGCGCATATTGGCCTCCAAAGCTACAACGACGCCGTTTCCGCCTACAGAAAGGGTCTCGAGATCGACCCCAACAATGAGGCCCTCAAGTCGGGCCTTGCCGACGCCGAGGCGGCTCTCGCCAGGAGTTCCAGGGCGCGGCCAGGCCCTGGTCTGAGCCCCTTTGGAGAAGCTTTTGGGCCGGAAATGTGGGTTAAGCTGTCTAGTGATCCTACTACCAGGGAGTTTCTTCAGCAGCCCGATTTTGTGAAGATGATGCAGGATATCCAGAAGAATCCGAACAATTTGAACTTGTATTTGAAGGATCATAGGGTTATGCAGGCATTGGGGGCTTTGATGAACTTCAAGTTCCAGTCGAGAGGGCCGGAGGAGGGTGCGGAAGCGGCGTCCGCGTCGGGTGATGGGTCGCCAGAGAGGAAGTCGAATTCAGAAGCGGCGGAAGCCGAGCCTGTGAAGGAGGATAGAAGGCAGGAAAAGGAGGTGGAGGCAGCGACGATTGCCGAagaggagaaggagaagaagggAATGAAAGAGCAGGCTCAGAAAGAGAAGGAAGCTGGAAATGCTGCATATAAGAAGAAGGATTTTGAGACGGCGATTCAGCATTACACTAAGGCCATTGAGCTCGATGACGCCGACATATCTTTCCTCACTAATCGTGCTGCTGTTTACCTGGAAATGGGCAAG TTTGAGGACTGCATTAAGGACTGTGAGAAAGCTGTTGAAAGGGGTAGGGAACTGAGATCAGATTACAAGATGTTAGCTAGGGCCTTGACAAGAAAGGGTACTGCCTTGGCAAAGATGGCCAAGTGTTCGAAGGATTATGACCCTGCCATTGAAACTTTCCAGAAAGCCCTAACTGAGCATCGCAACCCAGACACACTGAAGAAGCTCAATGATGCTGAGAAAGCAAAGAAAGAGCTAGAGCAGCAGGAGTACTTCGATCCTAAAATAGCTGATGATGAGCGTGAGAAAG GAAACCAGTACTTCAAAGAGCAGAAATACCCAGAAGCTATCAAGCACTATTCTGAAGCCATAAAGAGAAACCCTAATGATCCAAAG GCATACAGCAATAGAGCTGCTTGTTACACAAAACTTGGTGCAATGCCTGAGGGGCTCAAAGATGCTGAAAAATGCATTGAACTTGATCCAACATTCTCGAAAGGTTATACCAGGAAGGGTGCAGTCCAATTTTTCATGAAAGAGTATGAGAAGGCACTGGAAACATACCAGGAGGGGTTGAAGCATGATCCTCAGAACCAGGAATTGCTAGATGGTATAAGGAg ATGTGTGGAGCAGGTAAACAAGGCTAGCCGTGGAGATTTAACCCCTGACGAATTGAAAGATAGACAG GCTAGGGGAATGCAGGATCCAGAAATCCAAAACATCCTAACAGATCCAGTAATGAGACAG GTGTTGTCGGACTTCCAGGAGAACCCAAGCGCTGCACAAAAACACATGAAGAACCCTGGTGTGATGGACAAAATACAGAAACTTATCAACGCGGGAATTGTTCAAGTAAAATAA